The following proteins come from a genomic window of Gynuella sunshinyii YC6258:
- a CDS encoding carbon starvation CstA family protein: protein MVWFLICVGILLSGYFTYGKFVEKVFGPMPERPTPATTSADGVDYVPMSNKKIYLIQLLNIAGLGPIFGPILGALYGPVAMLWIVIGCIFAGAVHDYFSGMLSVRSNGSSVPNVVGEQLGTIARHFMNIFAVILLLLVGIVFVLGPAKLLANLADMGVTFWVAVIFAYYIIATIVPIDKIIGRFYPFFGALLLFMSVGLVIGLAVSDHNFYSQGLNFAENLHPTDLPLWPLLFITIACGAVSGFHATQSPLMARCMKNESAGRFVFYGAMIGEGVIALIWCTLGLSFYDNTEALNATLAAGGPAAVVHEVSTSLLGSVGGILAVLGVIVLPITSGDTAFRSARLIVADFMKLPQQAMSRRLMIAVPMFVIGFIISKAEFGVIWRYFGWANQTTAMIMLWAAAAYLAKEGKLHWICTIPATFMTAVTITYLANATIGFNLPMQISTILGIGTAVVALVAFLWKFKAASRVALQTDL from the coding sequence TGTTGTCCGGCTATTTTACCTACGGCAAATTTGTGGAGAAGGTCTTCGGGCCAATGCCAGAGCGTCCAACACCGGCCACCACGTCTGCTGACGGCGTGGACTATGTACCGATGTCCAATAAAAAGATTTATTTGATTCAACTGTTGAATATCGCTGGCCTGGGCCCGATTTTCGGCCCGATTCTGGGAGCACTATACGGCCCGGTCGCTATGCTGTGGATTGTCATTGGCTGTATATTCGCCGGTGCGGTACATGATTATTTTTCCGGCATGTTATCCGTGCGTTCCAACGGCAGCTCAGTCCCCAATGTTGTGGGTGAGCAACTGGGCACCATCGCCCGTCATTTTATGAACATATTTGCCGTCATCCTGTTACTGCTGGTCGGCATAGTGTTTGTGTTGGGCCCGGCCAAATTGCTGGCTAACCTGGCCGATATGGGCGTGACGTTCTGGGTTGCGGTCATTTTCGCTTATTACATCATCGCCACTATCGTACCCATCGATAAAATCATTGGCCGCTTTTATCCGTTCTTTGGTGCGCTGTTGTTATTTATGTCCGTCGGACTGGTCATCGGTCTGGCAGTCAGCGACCACAATTTCTACTCTCAAGGTCTGAACTTCGCCGAAAATCTGCATCCTACTGATCTACCATTATGGCCGCTGTTGTTTATTACCATTGCCTGCGGCGCGGTATCCGGTTTTCATGCAACACAATCACCACTGATGGCCCGCTGCATGAAAAATGAAAGTGCAGGCCGTTTCGTGTTCTATGGTGCCATGATTGGTGAAGGCGTAATTGCATTAATCTGGTGTACGCTGGGGCTCTCCTTTTACGATAATACCGAAGCCCTGAACGCGACTCTGGCAGCCGGTGGGCCGGCTGCGGTAGTTCATGAGGTATCTACTTCTTTACTTGGCAGCGTCGGTGGCATTCTGGCGGTACTGGGCGTGATTGTACTGCCCATTACCTCCGGAGATACGGCCTTCAGAAGTGCCCGTTTAATAGTGGCGGATTTTATGAAACTGCCACAACAAGCCATGTCACGCCGGTTAATGATCGCGGTTCCTATGTTCGTCATTGGCTTCATCATCAGCAAAGCCGAATTTGGTGTGATCTGGCGTTATTTCGGCTGGGCCAACCAGACCACCGCAATGATCATGCTCTGGGCTGCTGCTGCCTATCTTGCCAAAGAAGGCAAACTGCATTGGATCTGCACCATACCAGCAACATTCATGACGGCTGTTACCATTACTTATCTGGCCAATGCCACCATCGGTTTTAATCTGCCCATGCAGATCTCCACCATACTGGGCATCGGTACTGCTGTAGTGGCATTAGTCGCCTTTTTATGGAAGTTCAAAGCAGCTTCCCGAGTGGCGCTGCAAACCGATCTCTGA